The Vigna unguiculata cultivar IT97K-499-35 chromosome 11, ASM411807v1, whole genome shotgun sequence genomic sequence GCCGAAAAAATAGACAAGATCAAAACCACTCTCAACGAAATACGCGAAAACAAGGACAAATATGATGCTTTCAAAGAAACCAGTAATCAATCCGCAgcagaagaagaggaagaggagaaAAGGGCGCAATCAGTGCAGAAGCTAAGAAGAAATGTGGAGGAAGAAGATGTGGTTGGCTTTGTCCAGGACTCCAAGGATGTCATCAACCGACTCCTCGAAGGTGGTTCAAACCGTAAAGTAGTCTCTATCATTGGCATGGGGGGATTGGGGAAGACCACCCTTGCCCGAAAGGTCTATAACAGCACCCAGGTGAAGCAACACTTCATGTGTCACGCGTGGGTTTATGTGTCAAACGAGTGCAGACTTAGGGAGCTTTTGCTTGACCTTCTTAAGCGTTTGATGCCAGATTTTGAACAGCAATGCAGAGGCAAAAAGAAAGGTAAGAAAAACACTCTAGACATTAATAGCTTGAGTGAGGAGGAGCTGAAGAAACATGTGTGGAACTGCTTGGAGAGGAAAAGGTATCTTGTGGTGGTAGATGACCTGTGGAAAAGGCAGGATTGGGACGAGGTGCAAGATGCTTTTCCAGACAACAACAGAGGTAGCAGAATATTGATCACAAGTCGTTTGAAAGAGGTGGCCTTGCATGCTGCCCATGATGTTCCTCACTATCTTCAATTCCTCAATGAAGAAGAAAGTTGGGAGTTGTTTCGCAGGAAAGTGTTTAGGGGTGAAGACTACCCTTCTGATCTGGAGTCTCTGGGAAAGCAGATGGTTCAAAGTTGTCGTGGTTTACCACTCTCCATCATTGTCTTGGGAGGGCTGTTAGCCAGCAAGGAAAAGTCACATAGAGAATGGTCTAAAGTGGTGGGTCATGTTAATTGGTATCTTACTCAGGACGAGACCCAAGTGAAGGATATAGTTCTCAATCTCAGTTACGATAACTTGCCAAGGAAATTAAAACCATGTTTTCTCTATCTTGGGATATTTCTTGAAGACTCTGAAATCCCTGTTAGACCATTATTGCAAAAATGGGTTGCTGAGGGTTTTATACAAGATACAGGGAGCAGAGACCCAGATGACGTTGCAGAAGACTACTTGTACGAGCTCATTGATCGTAGTTTGGTCCAAGTAGCAAAAGTGGAGACTAATGGATGCGTGGAGACTTGCCAGGTTCATGATCTTCTTCGAGATCTTTGCATTTCAGAGAGCAAAGAGGACAAAGTTTTTGAAGTTTGCACAGACAATAACATTCTAATCCCTACAAAACCCCGCAGACTGTCCATTCAGAGTGACATGGGTCACTACATTTCTTCAAGCAACAATGACCATTCTTGTATCCGTTCCCTGTTTTTCTTTGGGCCACTTTATGATGTTCATGGGAGAGAGTGGAAATGGCTTTTGGACGACTTCAAACTGGTTCGAGTGTTAGAGTTTGGACCTAACAACTTCCTAAAGATCCCTTCCAAACTAGGGAACTTCATCCACTTAAGGTACTTGAGAATGGATGCAACATATATTAGATTTGTTCCAGATTCAATACTTAACCTTTGGAATCTACAAACTATAGACTTTGGTCCTTGGGTGTATAAGATTCCAATCTCTTTCCCTATCCAGATGTGGAAACTCAAATATTTAAGACATTTGAGTACACTTGGGCCTATCAGGCTACGAGGCAGTTGTTCAGGATCAGATGAGAAGATGTGGAATCTTCAAACCATCTCTGCCCTTTTACTCAACAGACAAGCAACATCtctgataaaaaaagaa encodes the following:
- the LOC114169493 gene encoding disease resistance protein RPP13-like; this translates as MAESVVSFVLDHLSQLVAREANLLYGVEDRIQSLQHELQMMKELLSSTRSKKGMEHTVLNQIRDVSHLAEDLIDTFVAKVSIYKRRTILGRMLRGFHQARLLHDVAEKIDKIKTTLNEIRENKDKYDAFKETSNQSAAEEEEEEKRAQSVQKLRRNVEEEDVVGFVQDSKDVINRLLEGGSNRKVVSIIGMGGLGKTTLARKVYNSTQVKQHFMCHAWVYVSNECRLRELLLDLLKRLMPDFEQQCRGKKKGKKNTLDINSLSEEELKKHVWNCLERKRYLVVVDDLWKRQDWDEVQDAFPDNNRGSRILITSRLKEVALHAAHDVPHYLQFLNEEESWELFRRKVFRGEDYPSDLESLGKQMVQSCRGLPLSIIVLGGLLASKEKSHREWSKVVGHVNWYLTQDETQVKDIVLNLSYDNLPRKLKPCFLYLGIFLEDSEIPVRPLLQKWVAEGFIQDTGSRDPDDVAEDYLYELIDRSLVQVAKVETNGCVETCQVHDLLRDLCISESKEDKVFEVCTDNNILIPTKPRRLSIQSDMGHYISSSNNDHSCIRSLFFFGPLYDVHGREWKWLLDDFKLVRVLEFGPNNFLKIPSKLGNFIHLRYLRMDATYIRFVPDSILNLWNLQTIDFGPWVYKIPISFPIQMWKLKYLRHLSTLGPIRLRGSCSGSDEKMWNLQTISALLLNRQATSLIKKETFPNLKKIGLKVAHAYEGELPKLLQTLQQSSHLNEFEIHFEDRYERRNGCTPQELFQSLGHFSSITVLEIQNHSELLTSVVTFPPNVTELTLSCIMCITDEGMIGLENHTKLKILRLWGYAFRFGDSFDLNCTRGGFPQLEVFQMTYMRVGKWKLENGAMLKLQSLIINKCKMLDDLPKELWCLSGLKKVHVTNPSNQLGCMLRNLELNNGVQLVIDEPQIVIC